The DNA region TAATATAAAGCTGAAATTTGATATTGTATTAAACCACCTTTCTGTAGCTTCACCTCAATTTAAAGATTTATTACAACACGGAAATGAATCTAAATTCAAAGATTTTTTTATCAATTGGAATGAGTTTTGGGAGGGAAATGGAATAAAAAATGATGATGGAATTGTAATTCCTGAACCAGAGTTTCTAGATAAACTGTTTATGAGAAAGTCAGGTTTGCCAATATTAAAAGTGCGTTTTCCTGATGGTACAGAACAACCTTATTGGAATACTTTTTATCAACAAGTAACTTATAATCCAATTACTGTTCAGGATTTACAAAATATAAAAGGCTTAACTGAAGCGCAAAGTTTATTTATAGTTACTAAAATTAATGAAGCGATAGCCCATAATCAGGATTTTACGACCGTTAATTTTGAAGATTGCAGTGCTTTAAAACAAGAAATTGTAGCAATTGTAGAACAAAAGCGTTCTTACTTAGGACAAATGGATGTCAATGCTACATCGCCTTTAGTATGGGATTTCTATGAAGAAACATTAAAAAAATTAAATGGTTACGGTTGTAATATTCTTCGCTTAGATGCTTTTGCTTATTTGCATAAACAAGTAGGGGAATCTAATTTTTTTAATAAACCGGGAACTTGGGAATATTTAGAGCGTATCAAACAAATAGCGCAAAAAAACGACTTGATACTGTTACCAGAAATTCATGCGGAGTATGGTTTGCATTTACATGATGAAGTGGCCAATGAAGGATATTATATCTATGACTTTTTCTTACCTGGTCTAACGATACATACAATTGAAAATAAAACAAGTAAAGCGTTATTAAGTTGGGCTAAAGAAATTGTAGCTAAAGGATACAAAACAGTAAACATGCTTGGTTGTCATGATGGAATTCCTGTTCTGGATTTGAAAGGCAAGGAGGTAAATGGAGTTTACAACAAAGGATTGTTGGAAGATGCTGAGATAGAAAGTATCATGAACAAAATCATGGAACGTGGTGGTCGCGTAAAAAATCTTTACGATCCATCAGGAAAGAAGATTTCTTATTATCAAATAAATGCGACATTTTTTAGTGCTCTTGGTGAAGAGGAACAAAAGTTACTTCTTGCCAGAGTCATTCAAATGTTTATGCCGGGAATACCACAGGTTTGGTATCTGGATATTTTTGCGGGTAAAAATAATTATGAAGCGGCAGATAATGGTGGTAGTGCAGGTCATAAGGAAATTAATCGTACCACATTATCAATGCTCGACATTGAGCGAGGGTTAGAAACAGAAGTTGTAAAAAAACAATTAGAAATTATTCGTTTAAGAAATACCTCAAATGCATTTTTAGGTCAAGTAGAAATAAATGATACTATTGACGAAGTTATAGATATCAAATGGGTAAATGGTGATGCAGTTGTACACTTAAAGGCAAATCTTCAAACTACTGGTTTTACAATACAGCATACAGAGAATGGGATCACAAATAATATGAGTTTTTGAATCTCATAATGTATCCAAAATTTAAAATTGCAAGTCGGTAGTGGCTGCATAAAATATTGAAATCATAATTATAAAAAGGATTAAAAATGAAGAAAAGCACCGTTAAGATTGCTATGTATCTCAATTATTTTGTGTTTGCAATTTTGCTAAATAGCGTAGGAATTGTAATTCTAAAGTCTCAGGCTAATTATGGGGTCGATGAATTGCAAGCCAGTATTCTGGAAGCATTTAAGGATTTACCTATAGCAATTGTGTCTTTTTTGGTGGCTTCTTTTTTGCCTAGAATTGGATACAAAAGAGCCATGCTTATTGGTTTGGGATTAGTTGCTTTAGCGTGTGTTAGTATGTATTTTGGAAATTCTTTTACAGCTGCTAAAATTCTTTTTGCAACGGTTGGTGTTTCTTTTGCTTTGATTAAAGTTTCTGTTTATTCTCTTATAGGAACAGTAACAGAGAGTCAAAAAGAACACAATAGTTTGATGAGCAGTATTGAAGGGGTTTTTATGATAGGGATTGCATTAGCGTATTTCTTGTTTCCAGCTTTCAATTCAGATACGAATCCTGATTCATGGTTAAATGTGTATTGGTTATTGGCAGGGATTTCATTGGTTTCTTTTGTGTTTTTGTTTTTTACAAAATTTGAGAATCAGATGGAAATTCCAGGAGTGAATTTAGCAGATGATTTTGCTCAAATGTTGAAACTATTGGCTAAGCTTTTAACGATTGTTTTTGTAATTAGTGCTTTTTTGTTTGTAATGATTGAACAAGGAATCATGTCTTGGTTACCTACTTTTAATAGTAAAGTGCTGCATCTTCCGCAGAATATAAGTATCATGATGGCAAGTATATTGGCAGTGTCCTTGGCAATAGGACGGCTTCTTGCCGGTGTTTTGACACAAAAAATCAACTGGATTTGGGTGTTGAGTTTTTGCATTCTAATTGCAATGTTGATTGTGATTTTTATTCTCCCTAAAGCTGTTGGATTAGAAGTGAAAGAAATTAATTCACTTGGTGATATTCCTTTGATAGGATTCGCATTTCCATTAGTAGGACTATTTATTGCGCCTATTTACCCACTTTTAAATTCGGTTGTTTTGAGCGCTTTACCACAAAAAATGCATAGTTCCATGACTGGTTTGATTGTGGTTTTTTCTGCCTTGGGAGGGACTCTCGGTTCCAGAATTATTGGTTATTTGTTTAAAAATGAAGGTCCGGAAAATGCATTTTATTATACGTTGATTCCGATGTCCTTGTTGTTTGTTTCTTTTTTTATTCTAAAAAAACTTACTTCAAATAATACTCAGGAATTGAAGTTTAAAAACTTTAGTCATTAATAGTAATTAGTGTTTCAAAATGAAAATTTTACTTAATATAGAAAAGACATTCAGAGAACTTTTGCAGCAAGAGGATACTGATCAAGATAAAAAAATTACAAAAGACGATCTTGGTCCTAAAAGATTTGTTCTGGTGGATGAATTATCTAAAAAAGAACAAATTATAGAAGGAACCTATCATTTGTCTAATTTGCTTCAGGAATTGGCAACACTTAAAGAGAAAGGAGAAATAACTGCAGAAGTTGATTTAGATTCTATTATAGAAGAACCTGTTCAAAGAATATCGAGAAAGATAAGAGATGATTATTGGAATGAACTCACCCGTACAATTGATAAAAAAGGGTTGGAACAAATTCTAAAAGATGAAAAAACATCTAATGATATTGCAACACTATACGTTTCGGCCAAAGATAAACAAGGAGTTGCTTATTTTCAAGAATTAGAAAAAGAATTAAAAAGTTTTAAAGTAGCCATTTTGCCAGAGAATTATACAATGGATTATGTGGATACTTTAAATTCAAAACCAGGTATTTTAGCGCTGGCATTAGAAAAAAATAAATCAGAATTACAGGGAGTCCCTTTTGTTGTTCCCGGTGGTCGATTTAATGAGATGTATGGCTGGGATAGTTATTTTATTGCTGTTGGATTGTTAATAGACAATCAATTGGATAAAGCCATGGCTATTGCTGAGAATTTTAGATACCAAATCATTCATTATGGTAAAATTTTAAATGCTAACAGGAGTTATTATTTAACAAGGACTCAGCCTCCGTTATACTCTTCTTTGCTGGTTGATATATCCAAACAAAAAATACCTGATTTGAATTGGTTGAGGCTGCATTTGGAAACAGTGATATTAGAATATAATACCGTTTGGATGGTTCAAGGAGGAAGGTTGACTTCAACAGCTTTGAATCGGTATAAAGCAGATGGAGTGGGAATGCCTTTTGAAGTGGAACCAGGTCACTTTGATGATGTATTAATTTCGTATGCTAAAAAATATAACTTACCTATTAGGGAATTTGAAAAACAGTATTTGAACAGGACATTAGTTGATGCGGAACTCGATATGTATTTTGTTCATGACCGTAGTTTGAGAGAAAGTGGACATGATACAACCGATAGATTGATAAATACCTGTGCCAATTTAAATTCTGTAGATATCAACAGTTTTCTTTATAAATATGAAAAAGATATCGCTTACCTGATTAAAGAGTATTTTGATAATGCTTTTTTATCAGATAATTTGGTTCACACCTCTGAGCAATGGGAGCAAAAAGCCCTTGCCAGAAAAGAAAAAATGAATGAGTTGTGTTGGAATGAAAAGGCAGGAATGTATTTTGATTATGACTTTGTGAATAAAAAACAGCTTCCTTTTGAGGCTGCAACAACCTTTTTCCCTTTGTGGGCAAAATTGTGCAGCGAGGAACAAGCCAAACAATTGTTGGAAATTGCTTTGCCAAAATTTGTAAAAACAGGGGGGATTACCGGAAGTACAAAAACAAGCAGTATTGCATATTCTCATGAAAATGCTCCGCAAAGACAATGGGATTATCCTTTTGGGTGGGCACCACACCAAATGTTATTATGGGAAGGACTGATTAATTATAATTATTTGGATAAAGCACAAGAAATGGTCTACAGATGGCTTTGGTTAATTACCAAAAATGCTGTAGAATACAATGGAACCATTCCTGAAAAGTTTGATTTAGAAATTAGTTCCCATAAAGTATTTGCTGAATATGGTAATGTGGGGACAGAGTTTGATTATATTGCCAAAGAAGGATTTGGCTGGGTAAATGCTTCCTATCAATTGGGATTACAGATTTTAAATTGTAGTTTGAAACAGGAATTAAATAAAATGACTTCGCCGGAAGATTTATTTTAATCGTTTTTTTTGTAATAAGCTTAAGGTTTGTATGTTATTTTTTTTTAAATTTATATTTCTTTAAATTTTTTAATATGACTGTAAATCAAATATTAAGCACGAAAGGAAACGATGTGTATTCGGTTGTTTCTACTATTAGCGTATATGACGCTATTAAAATAATGAGTGAGAAAAATGTTGGAGCAATCTTAGTCATTGAAGAAGGTCAGCTAAAAGGAATTTTCTCAGAAAGGGATTATGCCCGAAAAATTATTCTGAAAGATAAGTCGTCTAAGACAACTATGGTTCAAGAAATCATGGTGAGTAATGTGTTTACTGTGCAGCCTACTGATGATTTGGATAATTGTATGGAAATGATGATTTCAAGAAGGATTAGACATTTACCTGTTGTAGAAGATGATAAAGTTATTGGACTGATTTCAATCGGAGACGTGGTAAAATGTATTATTGAAAAACAAAAAGAAACTATTCAGTTATTAGATTCATATATAAACGGAACACAATCTTGATTTAAAGAAAATGAATATTTTAAATCAGATATATTGTATAGCCACTCTTTTGAGTGGTTTTTTTTGGGGAATTATTTTCCTTGTTTTTTTAAAAGAATTAATAAAATGTTAACTATTTAAGTTAAGACTTCTATCTTTGTATATAAGATAAAACTGCTATTCTATTTTTTTAGAATTAAAAAGATGTAATAGTAAAAAAATGTTTCAATGCAAAGGAAGTACACGTTTGTAACAAAGTGTTGTTATGAATAACTTGTTTTTAAGTTGCTAAGGAGAGGCTAAAACAATCTTAATTAAACTTTTTCAAAAAATAAACATTAGATGATTGCGCATTTACAAGGAAAGTTAGTTGAAAAAACACCTACACATTTGGTTATTGATTGTGGAGGAGTAGGTTATGAAGTTCATATATCATTGTACACCTTTTCATTACTTCCTAATTCTGATTTCATAAAAGTATTTACTCATCTTCAAATCAAAGAAGATGCACATACTATTTTTGGTTTTGTAGAGAAATCAGAAAGAGAAATATTTAAATTGTTGTTGTCGGTTTCTGGTATTGGAGCAGGTATTGCCCGAACAATGTTGTCTTCGCTTGATCCAAAACAAATTACTCACGCTATTGCATCTGGGGATGTTACTACTATTCAAACCATCAAGGGAATTGGAAGTAAAACAGCGCAAAGAGTTATTTTGGATTTAAAGGAAAAAGTTTTGAAGTTGTATGATTTAGACGAAGTTTCTGTGTCGCAAAGCAATACAAATAGAGATGAAGCGTTATCTGCATTAGAAGTTTTAGGTTTTGTTAGAAAAGCTTCTGAAAAAGTGATAGATAAAATTGTAAAAGAAAATCCTGAGGCATCAGTTGAATCGATTATTAAACAAGCATTAAAAAGCTTATAAAGCACAGCAAAAACCAATTGTATGCATAAAATTTGTATTGTTTGGGCAGTTTTATTATGCGGTTTTGTGTCTTTGGCTCAGGTTAATGAACCAGTTCAGGATACAACAAAAAGAAGATATTCAATAGGGAAAGTTCAAATGAAGGACCCTAAGAGTATCCTTTCTGCTTATACTTATGACCCAAAAACAGATAGATATATTTACACCCATTCGGTAGATGGATTTTCTATCAAGTACCCCATTATACTAACTCCAAAAGAATACGAAAATTTAGTTTTGAAAGAATCTATGAAGGATTATTTCAAAAAAAATCGGATGCAATTGATGGGAAGAAAAAAGGTAGTGAAGCTGATAAAAAAGATTTATTACCCAGATATTATGTCAATTCGGGATTGTTTGAATCTATTTTTGGTAGTAATACAATTGATGTAAAGCCTACCGGTTCCGTTGAAATGGATATGGGTGTTCGATATACCAAACAGGACAATCCTTCCTTTTCTCCCAGAAACAGGTCTAATCTTGCTTTTGATTTTGATCAAAGAATTAGCATGAGTTTGATGGGGAAAGTGGGAACCCGACTGAATGTAAATGCTAATTATGACACCCAATCTACATTTGCTTTTCAAAACTTACTGAAATTAGAATATGCGCCAACTGAAGATGATATTATTCAAAAAATTGAAGTTGGAAATGTGAGTATGCCTTTAAACAGTTCTTTAATTAGAGGAGCACAGAGTTTGTTTGGTGTCAAGGCACAGTTACAATTTGGTAAAACAATGGTAACAGGTGTTTTCTCTGAACAAAAATCCCAGACTAAGACAGTGGTTTCACAAGGAGGAGGAACTATTCAGGATTTTGATCTCTATGCTTTGGATTATGATAACGACAGACACTTTTTCTTATCGCAATACTTTAGAAATCGATACGATGCGGCTTTAAAAAATTATCCATTTATTGATAGTAGAGTACAAATTACAAGAATTGAGGTTTGGGTAACTAATAAGCAAACACGTCTTAATACCACGGCTAATAATTTAAGAAACGTAATCGCAATCCAGGATTTAGGAGAAGCACAGTTAACGGGTTTAAATGATAATGAAGTGGTGGTTTTAAATCCTTCGACAGGAATGTTTAATACTCCCGCTGATACTCCATCAGATAATGCAAATAATAAATATGATCCTGCAAAAATTGGACTCGCAGATGGTTATTTAAAAACAGATATTCGTGAAATTGCTACCGCTAGTGCAGGTTTTAAAGTGTCTGTAAGTGAAGGACAAGACTATTCAAAACTGGAGAATGCTCGTAAATTAACGACTAATGAATTTACCTATCATCCACAATTAGGATATATTTCTCTGCAACAAAGATTGTCGAATGATGAAATTTTGGCTGTAGCTTATGAATATACAATAGGTGATCAGGTTTATCAAGTGGGAGAGTTTGGTAATGATGGCGTGGATGCAACGCTTGTTACCGGAACACCACAATCAACGCAGGCTGTTGTGACTCAAAGTTTGGTGTTAAAAATGTTGAAAAGTAATCTGACTAATGTTTCTAATCCTGTGTGGAATTTGATGATGAAGAATATTTATCAAATCCCTGGTGCTTACCAAATCAAACAAGAAGATTTTAGATTTAATATCCTTTATACTGATCCTTCACCTTTAAATTATATAACTCCCGTAACAGGAAATCCATTTCCCGTGAATCCTTCTCCGGATGATAAGGTGGCCGAAACTCCATTGTTGAATGTGTTTAATTTAGATAAGTTAAATTATAACAATGATCGTCAAACGGGTGGTGATGGGTTTTTTGATTTTGTTTCCGGATTGACAATGGATACTCAAAATGGACGTATCATTTTTACTACTAAAGAACCTTTTGGGGAGTTGTTATTTAATAAGTTGACTACTAATACAGTTGAAGATTATAGTAATACAGCTACATATAATCCTAACCAAAGTAAATACGTTTTTGGAGCCATGTATCGAAAAACACAGGCCAAGGCATTAGAAGATAGTGATAAAAATAAATTTTTATTAAGAGGAAAATACAAATCATCCAGTGGTGATGGTATTCCTATTGGAGCATTCAATGTGCCTCAGGGTTCGGTTGTAGTAACCGCCGGAGGAAGAGTTTTAGTTGAAGGAGTAGATTATAGTGTTAACTATCAATTGGGGAGAGTTCAGATTCTGGATCCATCATTACAAGCTTCCAATACGCCTATTAATGTTTCTTTGGAAAATAATTCCATTTTTGGTCAACAAACTAGACGATTTATGGGAGTGAATGTAGAACATAAATTTTCGGATAATTTTACATTAGGTGGAACCTTTTTGAAGATGACTGAAAAACCATTTACCCAAAAATCGAATTATGGTCAGGAATCTGTAAACAATACTATTTTTGGATTCAATACTAATTTCTCAACTGAGGTTCCTTTTTTTACAAGATTAGTAAATATGCTTCCTAATGTTGATACTGATGTGCCATCAAATTTATCCGTTAGAGGTGAAATTGCGTTCTTAAAACCTGATACCCCGAAAGCAGATCAATTTCAAGGACAATCAACATTGTATGTAGATGATTTTGAAGGTACTCAATCATCTATCGATATGCGTTCGGCTTATGCCTGGAGTTTAGCTTCAACACCTACTAATCAAGATGCTAAGTTTCCAACGGCGTATGAGTTTAATGGAACGTCGAATGATTTGTCCTATGGGCATAAAAGAGCAAAATTAGCTTGGTACACTATAGATCCTGTTTTTTATGTTCAAAAACCCTCTGGCGTTTCAAATGATGATATTTCTTTGAACTCAACCAGAAGAATTTATAGCAAAGAGTTGTATCCAACATTGGATATAGCTCAGGGACAAACACAGGTAATTAATACCCTGGATTTAACTTATTTCCCATCCGAAAGAGGACCGTATAATAATAATTCAAATTTTGGTTTAACTCCTAAAGAGAATTACGGAGGAATTATGCGTTCGTTAAGCTCTACTAATTTCGAACAGGGAAATGTGGAATACATTCAGTTTTGGGTATTAGATCCTTATGTGGGTAATGGAAGTACAACGCCTACTAATACAGGTAAAATTTATTTCAATCTTGGGGAAATTTCAGAAGATATTTTGAAAGACGGAAGGAAACAGTATGAAAATGGATTAGGACCTGATCAAATTTTAGTAAATCCAAGACCAATTTGGGGAGATGTTCCTGCTTCCCAATCATTAATTTATGCTTTTGATGCTAATGCTGATAGTAGAAAAAATCAAGATGTTGGTTTAGATGGTTTATCTAATAATGGAGAGGCAACAGTATATACTAATTTTGCCGGAGAATCAGATCCGGCAGCGGATGATTATACTTATTATTTGAATACTTCAGGTGGAATTAAAGAGCGTTATAAAAATTATAACGGAGTTGATGGTAACTCGGCTGTTGATATCAATGATCCTAATAGGGGAGCCTCCACCGTTCCTGATGTTGAAGATATCAACAGAGATAATACAATGAATACTATTAATGCTTATTATGAATACAGTATTGATATGAAGCCGGGGATGCAAGTAGGGGAAAATTATGTTACTGATATTCGTGTAGTAAATGATGAGCCTTTACCAAATGGAGAAATGATTAATGCCAGATGGATCCAATTTAAAATACCGGTTTCACAACCGCAAAATGTTATTGGGAATATTAGTGATTTTAGATCGATTCGTTTTATGAGAATGTTCATGACAGGTTTTGATGAAGAAGTAACCATGCGTTTTGGAGCATTGGATTTGGTTAGAGGAGAATGGAGAAGATATACGAGTACACTAGATCCTACTGATACAAATGTGGATAATGATAATACAGAGTTAGATATTACAGCTGTTAATATTCAGGAAAATGACACCAGATGTCCTGTTAATTATATAACACCGCCAGGTGTTACAAGAGAACAATTGTATAATAACAATACCTTGATTAATCAAAATGAGCAATCATTATCGTTAAGAGTTGCAGGAGATGGTTTAGAAATTGGAGATTCAAGAGCGGTTTTTAAAAATGTAAGTGTAGATATGCGTCAGTTTAAAAAACTGCAAATGTTTTTACATGCTGAATCTTTAAAAGGAGAGATTCCTTTAACAGATAATCAAATGGTTGGATTTATTCGTTTTGGTAATGATTTTACGCAAAATTTCTATCAGGTTGAAATTCCATTAAAAGTTACGGCTGCAACGGATGGTAATTGTAAATATACAGCAGAAGAAGTTTGGCCTGAAGCCAATGAAATCGATTTGTCTTTAGCATTACTGACTAAGTTAAAAGTCAAATCCATGAGTGTAGATGCAAGTTCACTGCCTTTGGAAGGTGTTTATTATTTAGATGATGATACTAATGTTCCCGGGAATCCTAATGAACGTGATGGTGATAGTAAATTGAAATTAGGAATAAAAGGAAATCCTAATTTTGGAATGGTGCGTACTTTGATGGTGGGGGTAAAAAGCAATGAAACTCATCAGAAAATTAAAGGAGAAGTTTGGTTCAATGAACTTCGTTTGGCTGAGATGGACAATCACGGAGGGATGGCTGCTGTATTGAATGTGGATACAAATTTTGCCGATTTTGCCACTGTTTCTGCAACAGGGAAAATGAGTACGGTAGGTTTTGGAACCATTGAACAAGGACCAAATGAGAGAAGTAGAGAAGATATTCAGCAGTATAATATTGTAACCAATATTAATTTGGGGAAACTGCTACCAAACAAATGGGGTGTTAATTTGCCTTTCAATTATAGTGTAGGTGAAGAAACTATTAAACCGGAGTACGATCCTTTTAATCAAGATATCAAGTTGAAACAACTTTTAAGTGAAACGGATGATGCAGATGTTAGAGCTAATTTAAGAAATCGCGCTATTGATTATACGAAACGTACAAGTATTAATTTTATTGGGGTAAGAAAACAAAGAGGAGCCGAACAAAAGCCTCATATTTATGACCCAGAAAATTTTACTTTTTCACAATCGTTTAATAAAGTAGAACGACATGATTATGAAATTGAAGATTATTTGGATCAACAGGCAAGTACGTCAGTAGATTATGCGTACAGTTTTGATAATAAACCGGTAGAGCCTTTCAAGAAAACAAAATTCATGAAAAAAAGTAGCTATTGGAAGTTGTTGAGTGATTTTAATTTTAATTACTTACCTTCTAATGTTACTTTTAATACCAATATTAACAGACAATACAATCGTCAACAATTTAGACAGGTGGATAATGTTCCTGGTTTAGAATTACAACCTTTGTACCGAAGAAATTTTGGATTTAATTATAACTATGGTTTCAATTTTAATTTGACTAAATCATTGAAGTTTAGTTATGCAGCAACCACTAATAATTTGGTTAAAAATTATTTGAATGATCTTGACCAACCTATAGAAGATTTTACAATTTGGGATAGCTATTGGGACATTGGCGATCCTAACCGTCATACACAACAGGTGGTTTTAAATTATGATCTTCCAATTAATAAAATACCGTTGTTTAGTTTTGTAAAAGCAAATTATTCTTACACAGGAGATTATAGTTGGCAAAAATCAGCAAATGCACTTTCGGAAATTATAGTTGATGGAGTTAATTATAATTTAGGAAATACAGTTCAAAATGCACGAACTAATGCCTTGAATGCGAGTTTCAATATGGAAACCTTGTATAAGTATTTAGGCTTGACTAAATCAAAAGCTCCTGTGAGAAGACCTCCAGCAGTAGTCCCTAAACCAGGACAAAAAATAGCTGCTGCGCCTAAACCGCAAGCACAATCAAATGAATTTGTGGATGGATTGTTAGGGGTATTAACGAGTATTAAAAATGTTCAAATCAATTATACTGAAAATAGCGGAACTCTCTTACCTGGATATACGCCAAGTATAGGTTTCTTAGGTTCTTCAAGACCTTCATTAGGTTTTATTTTTGGAAGTCAAGATGATGTGCGTTATGAAGCGGCTAAAAATGGATGGTTGACTAATTACCAAGAGTTTAATCAAAATTATACTCAGGTAACCAATAAGGTGTTGCGAGCCACAGCTAACGTGGATTTATTTCCAGATTTCAAAATTGATTTGAATATGGATCGATCGTATTCGAATAATTTTTCAGAACAATATGATATTGCTTCTGATGGGACTTACAATTCGCGTTCACCCTACAATTACGGTATGTTCTCTATTTCGACTGTGTTGATTAAGACTGCTTTTTCTAAAAGTGATGAGTTTTCTTCAGTTGCTTTTGATGAATTTAGAAACAATCGTTTGATTATTGCTAATCGCTTAGCCGAAGATTATTATGGGGCAGGAAATCCA from Flavobacterium nitratireducens includes:
- a CDS encoding glycosidase; the encoded protein is MQQNNKNIINGVMLNAYPDSIGEKFSDTVDMLKMNEFKDVFSLLYVLPTFFNSDLDRGFSIIDYNINKDLVNPKDLKDLNELNIKLKFDIVLNHLSVASPQFKDLLQHGNESKFKDFFINWNEFWEGNGIKNDDGIVIPEPEFLDKLFMRKSGLPILKVRFPDGTEQPYWNTFYQQVTYNPITVQDLQNIKGLTEAQSLFIVTKINEAIAHNQDFTTVNFEDCSALKQEIVAIVEQKRSYLGQMDVNATSPLVWDFYEETLKKLNGYGCNILRLDAFAYLHKQVGESNFFNKPGTWEYLERIKQIAQKNDLILLPEIHAEYGLHLHDEVANEGYYIYDFFLPGLTIHTIENKTSKALLSWAKEIVAKGYKTVNMLGCHDGIPVLDLKGKEVNGVYNKGLLEDAEIESIMNKIMERGGRVKNLYDPSGKKISYYQINATFFSALGEEEQKLLLARVIQMFMPGIPQVWYLDIFAGKNNYEAADNGGSAGHKEINRTTLSMLDIERGLETEVVKKQLEIIRLRNTSNAFLGQVEINDTIDEVIDIKWVNGDAVVHLKANLQTTGFTIQHTENGITNNMSF
- a CDS encoding MFS transporter, which produces MKKSTVKIAMYLNYFVFAILLNSVGIVILKSQANYGVDELQASILEAFKDLPIAIVSFLVASFLPRIGYKRAMLIGLGLVALACVSMYFGNSFTAAKILFATVGVSFALIKVSVYSLIGTVTESQKEHNSLMSSIEGVFMIGIALAYFLFPAFNSDTNPDSWLNVYWLLAGISLVSFVFLFFTKFENQMEIPGVNLADDFAQMLKLLAKLLTIVFVISAFLFVMIEQGIMSWLPTFNSKVLHLPQNISIMMASILAVSLAIGRLLAGVLTQKINWIWVLSFCILIAMLIVIFILPKAVGLEVKEINSLGDIPLIGFAFPLVGLFIAPIYPLLNSVVLSALPQKMHSSMTGLIVVFSALGGTLGSRIIGYLFKNEGPENAFYYTLIPMSLLFVSFFILKKLTSNNTQELKFKNFSH
- a CDS encoding trehalase family glycosidase, with the protein product MKILLNIEKTFRELLQQEDTDQDKKITKDDLGPKRFVLVDELSKKEQIIEGTYHLSNLLQELATLKEKGEITAEVDLDSIIEEPVQRISRKIRDDYWNELTRTIDKKGLEQILKDEKTSNDIATLYVSAKDKQGVAYFQELEKELKSFKVAILPENYTMDYVDTLNSKPGILALALEKNKSELQGVPFVVPGGRFNEMYGWDSYFIAVGLLIDNQLDKAMAIAENFRYQIIHYGKILNANRSYYLTRTQPPLYSSLLVDISKQKIPDLNWLRLHLETVILEYNTVWMVQGGRLTSTALNRYKADGVGMPFEVEPGHFDDVLISYAKKYNLPIREFEKQYLNRTLVDAELDMYFVHDRSLRESGHDTTDRLINTCANLNSVDINSFLYKYEKDIAYLIKEYFDNAFLSDNLVHTSEQWEQKALARKEKMNELCWNEKAGMYFDYDFVNKKQLPFEAATTFFPLWAKLCSEEQAKQLLEIALPKFVKTGGITGSTKTSSIAYSHENAPQRQWDYPFGWAPHQMLLWEGLINYNYLDKAQEMVYRWLWLITKNAVEYNGTIPEKFDLEISSHKVFAEYGNVGTEFDYIAKEGFGWVNASYQLGLQILNCSLKQELNKMTSPEDLF
- a CDS encoding CBS domain-containing protein: MTVNQILSTKGNDVYSVVSTISVYDAIKIMSEKNVGAILVIEEGQLKGIFSERDYARKIILKDKSSKTTMVQEIMVSNVFTVQPTDDLDNCMEMMISRRIRHLPVVEDDKVIGLISIGDVVKCIIEKQKETIQLLDSYINGTQS
- the ruvA gene encoding Holliday junction branch migration protein RuvA, whose protein sequence is MIAHLQGKLVEKTPTHLVIDCGGVGYEVHISLYTFSLLPNSDFIKVFTHLQIKEDAHTIFGFVEKSEREIFKLLLSVSGIGAGIARTMLSSLDPKQITHAIASGDVTTIQTIKGIGSKTAQRVILDLKEKVLKLYDLDEVSVSQSNTNRDEALSALEVLGFVRKASEKVIDKIVKENPEASVESIIKQALKSL